In Chitinispirillales bacterium, one DNA window encodes the following:
- a CDS encoding OmpA family protein, translating to METLAKVKEKTSKTKQKKLKEINTEYSTTQIDEKIDAIYWQDFANVKINMEVDNKLSIDNILAQILCPTCDNDSDLIINLYDVCIDIPGIAEKYGCPQNFNFTRPEITGIFFALGKVDIPNSSLIYLYPFLKKLKECPESKIIIYGYTDNTGEYKDNIIISQKRADAVKDYFVSKGISKSRITATGFGANNPVADNRSQRGQNANRRIEIYWD from the coding sequence AGAAAAAACATCGAAAACCAAACAAAAAAAACTAAAAGAAATCAATACAGAATATTCGACAACACAAATTGACGAAAAAATTGACGCTATATATTGGCAAGATTTCGCAAACGTTAAAATCAATATGGAAGTTGACAATAAACTTTCAATAGATAATATCTTGGCGCAAATTTTGTGCCCTACGTGTGATAATGACAGCGACTTAATTATAAATTTATATGATGTTTGCATTGATATACCGGGTATCGCAGAAAAATACGGCTGCCCGCAAAATTTTAATTTTACAAGACCGGAAATTACAGGAATCTTTTTTGCTTTGGGAAAAGTCGATATTCCAAATTCATCACTCATTTACTTATACCCTTTTCTAAAAAAACTTAAAGAATGTCCTGAATCAAAAATTATTATTTACGGATATACGGACAACACAGGAGAATATAAAGACAATATTATTATTTCACAAAAAAGAGCTGATGCCGTAAAAGATTATTTTGTTTCAAAAGGAATAAGCAAATCAAGAATTACCGCAACGGGTTTCGGAGCTAACAATCCAGTTGCCGATAACCGATCACAAAGAGGGCAAAATGCAAATCGCAGAATCGAAATTTATTGGGATTGA